The Uranotaenia lowii strain MFRU-FL unplaced genomic scaffold, ASM2978415v1 HiC_scaffold_916, whole genome shotgun sequence nucleotide sequence AAAATTGTTTTTGCGGCTCACAAGAACAGATTTTGTTGCTTTTTATATGCTTTTAGTAAggctttttctaaaattttaattttaatttttcgattaaaggATACCTGTTTGAGGATTTCATCGACAAAATACCTTCACTAGAGCCTTAAATACGTAATTATGGTTCGATTTTCTTTCACataatttaggttttgaattacTCACAATTTCGACATTTCAACTAAGGTTTACAAAATACTTAAATTCATTTTCACTTAAATtcgtaaaaaaacaattttttttttaattgtcatttAGTCATCGTAGCATTAGCAGTTTAATTCGTGCTAAGCAACCCtcgaataaaaaggataaatttgagtacggctgccgaacttagtattgagtatgccccTCAGAACTTAGTTTGgcgattgcccagtcaaactcaaagttgagggctgccactgaagtgctgttttgaaccaaaactacttaattttgagtttaaaaaaaggagcgtgtacgTGTACGTGTACGAGTGTGTAATTTGGTGATTACGGAAAACAATCTTCTCAACACAATCGATTTGTTGGCGCGTCTGGCCGAGGGCCCCGGAAGGTTTGGTCCTTCTTATCGAAATGCTTCGCTCGATAAGAATCGAAGGTGGTGGATCAAGAAAGAAACACCGGAATCGTCCACTCGGGAGACTTCCGTCGTCAGCAGTAGCGGTACCGCGACGAAGGAAATCAAACGTGGAAAACGGGAACGGGAAGAAGCAGCCGCCGAACAGAAGCGCGAGAAAGAAGCCGAGAAACGGCGAGAAAAATCGATCAGaggtgttattttatttttgttcgaaTAAGAGCTGTTcgataacttgttttttttatatttcagctGCTCTAACTGCAGCAGCGGCCGACGAATACGAGCTGCAGGCTGTCACGGAGCGCGAGTCGCGAGCCTTGGAGAGCAAACGAGATCGCAGCGAACGGGATTCCCATACCTGCATCCTGCACTGAAAAACCGGTGTATAGTTTCGATTCTGGATTGCAGTCGAAGAGCAGTTTTGGAACAGAAAATTACTCCGGTAGTAGAACGGAGTGGATCTGTTACAGTGCTCAAACAGGAACAAAATCTCCGTAATTCGGAAACCATGGAAGGAAAACCGGTTCAAGTGCTGGAAATCGGAGACGACCACATGTTTGTGTTAAACGAAAATGCACTGAACGAAATATTGTTTAGGAATAGGTTCCGGACCGAACTGTGTTGTATCGGTAGCCGGTGATTTTCGAAAGGGCGAAAGTTTTCTGAATTTGTGGCTGCGCTAATGTACTCAAAGTACGGATGCCATTAGGCTGCCTCAGCCTGATTGGATGACGGAAACAAGCCGCTAACCCGATTTTTGTGGCGCGGTAGAAGTGAACGGGACACAACCGGTATACTTATGTGATCGGATATTTTTCTGCACGACATGCCGAAAGGAGGAAAGTTGGCAATTCTGCTCATGGAGCCACGGGGTGCCTTCGAAAGCCCAAGCACATCACGGGATTGTGCCTCAGTTTTTGCGTAGAGTACTGTCCATAAAGATCTTCTGACTAAATAATTAGAATTGTAGATACGCTAAACTCTCTTCTATTACAGCTAGCCC carries:
- the LOC129760971 gene encoding uncharacterized protein LOC129760971, which translates into the protein RYRDEGNQTWKTGTGRSSRRTEARERSRETARKIDQSCSNCSSGRRIRAAGCHGARVASLGEQTRSQRTGFPYLHPALKNRCIVSILDCSRRAVLEQKITPVVERSGSVTVLKQEQNLRNSETMEGKPVQVLEIGDDHMFVLNENALNEILFRNRFRTELCCIGSR